The Biomphalaria glabrata chromosome 17, xgBioGlab47.1, whole genome shotgun sequence genome segment CTGCCCACATTAAGCCAAATTCTGGACATTACTCAAGGTCAGAATATGACGATTGAGTGCCAGGCTTTGGATGGCTTTCCGAAAGTCTCGTTCATAAATGTCACCTGCATGAGCAAAGGGAGAGTAATCTACACGAATGTCACAAACTCTAATCGTCTGCCCGTCGTCGTTTACGGAAACGACACTTACAACGGCGCCTTTTGCGTATGCCAAGCGAAGCACAAAACGGATTGCTACAACGGAACAGGGGGGATAATCTTTCGTGTTCGCCAGCTTGGGCAGAAGCGTGACGGACACAGCAGCGACACCTGGAATAAAATGACGCCAGTCTACTACATCATCATCGCCGTCCTGATTTTGATCTTCCTTCCCATCATCCTAGGGACCTGTGTATTCATCCGCAAACATGGCGCTAAGCTGTACGATTACTACTACGGGCTGTACAGACGTCACACGCCTGTCAACGGTAACAGAGGCTCCACGAGGCTGACACCGCGAGCTGCTCCTCCGCTCCCCCCACCTCGTGTCCCTCCACGACCCAGCGGGTATTTGTTACCCAATAATGACGAAGCTGGGAGTCATCCAGTTGACGTACGGAGTCGGACGCCTTCGAATGAGGAAGGGTGGATGAAGGATAACGACCCCGTCTACTTACAAAGCCCCGAGGTGCCGCCCAGGGCGCAACAGAAGAGATTGAAAAGGcgaaagagaaggagaaaagTCCACGCCACACCGTCAGATACTTCCGCTGACTATCTAATTCCATTTCCTCGTCGTTTGGAAGCTACAGTAAGTGATCCGACTGAGGCTGACAAATCTTTAACACAAGCCAACAACAGTGATTATTTATCTATGAATTGTATGAATGAAAATTTCGGTGAAGCCTCGTTGGGATTTGCTCCGTTGGCGCCTCTGCCCATGAATAACACAAAGAGGCACCCAAGCGAGAATACGGAAATTGAAAACACTGGTACCAACAGTGTGACGTGTGAAGCAGGGTATATTAAGCTGGATGGGAAAGGCAAGAAACGCAGGAAGACTGGACAGGAAGCGTCTGCCGGGGCGGCTGGTGGCGTCTGCGAAGACCTCGGCCAACAGGCGTCAGAGTCAGTGTGGGTAGACACAAGTATGAGCGATGTAGAGTTGGATTTCAACGGTGAGTCAGATGGCAGTGACCAATCGGGTTCCAGGAAAGATTTCCTTCTGCCTCAAGATGGTGGGTACGTTTCTTCCGAGCCAAACAATAACAGGGTTTTAGGGCCGTCGTCTCTTATGCTCAGAGCTGTCAGAGAACAAAATGTTTATGTAGAAAgctccatttattaactatttaTTCCATATTAAGATTCAGAACTCACCCATTTCTAAAAGCCATACTTTTGTGTCGCTTATTTCAGCGGGTATAAGGCTATCTATAGCCATATGCAAACCATAGCGGAATAGCACTCGactaatataaattatttcatgaaaacgatttttttgttcaatccTTAGTCTAAATACTAGCTTCGGTTTGATTGATTAGGAATGGTAAATGCTAAAAGCCCAGCAACCATGGACCTTACAAACCAAGTTTGTATGTGAGAGTATCTGCTGAAATGAAATTCAAACCACGGTTTTAGTCCACTCGAAAATCAAGCTGTAACCACGATGAACAAGAAGGAATCCTCAAAAATCGGaatatttgaaattttattgtgacattttgttttagaacaTCAATTGCATCCCGCACAAACACTTAGTTGTAATGATCGACATCTTGATGCAATGTGACATACTATTCATATTCTGTTGTACCATGAATAAGTTGAATTGTTATTGCTATGTAAGACAGGCTTGCTCAGGAGTTGATACCTCTATAATTTATTGGTATATTTCTATATGTTCTTATGAAAGTAGTGGATACTTAGCGGGCGATGACAGTGGATGCGCAAGGAGTTATCAGTATTGTAGTGTGATTCGTTTTGTCGTTGGGGGTGTTTTTggggagattttaatactaacaAATGTTGGCCTCGTTCAGCCATAGAACGTTCAGCCATAGAACGTTCAGCCATAGAACGACTACCGGCTCGTAGAGCAaggagatgaatgcctgggcagtAGCTATGTTCGGaacgatgtcacccacacatttcaggacggctgcctggtcgtgctgtttgcgcgctggaccgTCGTTCAGAtgtatcgatggtcccgggttcaaaccctgcccgctcccatcccccgtcgtcctgtgggaggtttggactaggcagcaattatcttcaactctggaggaacatccgaaacatgtaaggcattttacaaacattagtcccccccccccccaatgtttCCAAAGGAAAGACAGGTACCCGATACAATTTGGGATCTGGGATCGAtagcgtcgcaggttctgccagggtgtagcgctgtgtgcttcAAGCTGCCTGGCAGGGGATCACGCgctcatgatttttttttcttcagggttGACTTCCGCTAAAAGTGTATCACAGtaatcttctctttgtttacactCTAATTTGTAAGAgaaaaagtaatgaaaaaaaaaggtgtcctTAAAAATCCAAACATTCAAAATCACATTCAGCATCGAAATTCAAACCCGAGACCTATTGGCACTGAGGCCAAGCGCCTTGCCACGCAGCCACCACTCCCCATAGATTGAGCcacatgtatgaaaatctccaatttgtttcgttttttgtttCCGATGATGTTTCCGATGATGTTTCCGGTGATGTTTCCGGTGATGTTTCCGGTCATGtgatatcttttattttttgaactaatttatattaaatttttcaaatgaattcctctttggttttgttgttgtttttacagcactttgttgtacatgttttttctcccattctgaaatcaagttgaaagtttgcacaattattcttagTTCctgaaaaatttttaaaaaaattgaccaagtagtcaattaattagtgatatttaattattttttataccgAAAAGGggaataaatcttacagtattgagatatatgtaTGTAATTGTGTAGTTCTTCTCCTTAGATAAAGCTTCGGTTTCACCTTCACATATACTTTAGTTTGATCTGtggaccgtctttctccattcctctctgtcttttgcctggTCTAGAATCCCTTTGAGCGTCAGACCCGTCCATTATTTGATGCTGTTTTCGCATCGCTTTCTCTCCCAGCCTCTTCTTCTTTGTCTCGGTGACCTGAAGGATGATCTTTACGAGCCCTACATTTTTAGCATGTTTTTTGACAGCGCTTAGGAGGTCAAGTAAGGTATCTTGAAATGGGAGGGTAATGTACATTTCCAGCCCTTGTGTCACGGGCCTAGTTACCTCagacaaaaaaattgttaagtTAAAGGAAATagacactccccccccccccccgagaagTTTCGAGGGGGCGGATATGGCCGTAGGTTTGGCCTTGGCTTTCTAACTAGCTTTTTCCATACAAATTATCCTTGGTATGGATTGTGTGAAATACTCTTGTTTATGATCTATATTCCTTTGAACACGAGTTCGACATTTTCAATATACAtctcaccacacacacacgcaccatACCAAATACGTCATTGCAGTCACTTTTAGTTGGCTTATCGTTGTTCTCATTATCCAATTCATCTTTTGTCCTTTTTATCATTCCACAATCCTCATAAGAATCAAACCTCAGACCCAAGGTTGTGAAGTCTTTGGAACCCCACACATACTACCAGTAGTCGTACTATACGATTTCCTTACTGAGATTTATCCCTACACTGTCTTCCCCCTACACTGCAGGCCTCGTTATCTTTAGTATTTTTAACGTTACAGAGTCAATCAGTTGTTCGGAGATGGCAAACACAATGATAAACCAAATGGACTTGTTCTTCCTTGGTAGATCGATCAGTCGTATTACTTGACAAGTTATAACTTCTATCGTCACAATGAACTTCCAAGTTCGATGCTCGCGCTGTAAAAATAGATCCTGAATACTTTTTCTCTAGTTGCCATACCTCACAATATTGGCATAgatttaatataaaatacacACTATCATTAATattttcacatttatttatagtgTGGCCAGAAAACAAATGCAGTATTTGGAAGCCTTGTTGAAATGCTAGCAAGTAAAAATGAGACTGTACACCGACAGATAATCTGGATGGGGGAGGGGAAAGAAATGCTATTGGACGAAGATCGTAGACTTTCTCGACGCTTCCTCCGTAGAGGCGGAACATGCTAAGTAATTATTGTTCCAATTAAAACGACAAGGGCATTAACCTAAACATTTTAAACGATTTTTTAAATACCGGTATTAATCTCATGCATACATAGAAAAACACTAAAGATTctattttaaacaaggttataaagagagtttgtgtggaaacacaaactccaaatcggcccccgaagtggtccacccaggcaggtagaaaggcaggtttcaatatctaggaaaatcgttagagccattttcgaggTCCAAGTTCAACCCACCCAGAAGATTTTAGGTCCCACGAAATTACGAGTGGAATAAAGGCATTGTAAATAAAAGCATGATTTCTAGAGTTTCTTTTCCAATCAATCCTAAGTGGCGAAAAGGAATGACTTTTAAAGTTTGGTTAGGATAAAATGGAAAAtgcaagattttttaaaagacccAAAGATTTTCAGCCATTAGTTTTCTCTAGTGTTTATGTGTTTTCCCTCGTGATTActtattggttgtttttttgtatgtttccTCTTGTGTCATTTTGATGAGCTTATTGAAACGAGCTTATTGTTTTTGTCAGCAAACAATTTAGTTTTGAGATTATACTCTCTTCTTTGTAATCCATTGTAGCCTTTGACCTTTATTATAATACAGCcttgaccccccccctttcctttaCTTAAAACAGATAGCTCACTCCACTAACAGGGACAATATTCTCGTGAGGGTGTAGTAAAAATGACACAGCTGTCTCATAGTCACGGACTAAGTAAATGTTTAGTGACTATTTCCTTACAAGGGATTCCTTTGATCTGTATTTTTTACTACTTTCCTGGGCTCCTCATTTTAGGACAAACATGAAGTGTAGCCTCCCTTAGCCAGCTGGGTTCTGGAGGAGCGCTGCGGTCTCCAGAAATGTGTtctgagagagatagaaaaatgtaatgaaaaacctcataaatataattatagcGCATATTTACGAGACTATTTTTTACTTCACATTTACGTTTACATTATGATTAAGTTCCAGCAGGTTCCCTGGTCAACCagaaaggggtctgggggaccTCTAACGGATTTTCTGTGTTCTGAATATCAAGAAATTTGTTCTCctgaccatgggcgtagccaggattttttttcggggggggtttgggggggtgaatttttttcccctcccccccgcgaaaaaaaaattatatgtatttatgtgtgtgtgtgtgtgtgtgtgtacataatctttattacattctgacccttcattctttcggaagacgtttattgtgccctagaataggttcttccatgagttagtgaaaaaattgtagattcccctaCATTACTGGCAAAGGGGTATGGGGGGGCGCTAGGAGCTcacccagcgcggggcgaagccccgccgccaagcactatttctgatattgaaaaccaacaaaatgcatattctgaggtatctacagtgcattttcctgctattaaaaagttctatttcaaaaacctaatgtgctattcttactgacttagaccctccctcgtcgttcggcgcatttgccatcaagctgtttccataaaattgtggactccccgccattactagcaagggggtctgggggagtgccaggagctccccagcgcggggcgaagccccgccgccaagcactatttctggtattgaaagccaacaaaatgcatattctgaggtatctacagtccattttcctgctattaaaaaagttttatttcaaaaacctaatgtgctattcgtactgacttagaccctcccacgccgttcggagcatttgacgtcaagcagtttccataaaaatttgtcactggtaatgtctgaagcctcttcccacttaCGATGAGGACCTctatgaatgagtggcgtcaagttgtactaggatatcattgcaactcttcttatgcgtaattcattttgtcggagaacatgtcccgcaaacctcatgcgtcgttctctcacaatcttactaaggggtcgactcccagttcggtataggatttccttgatttagatccgatctctataactgactcctaaaatctgtcttagccatctttgtagagctatatttagtgtttttcgatttcggtagatgactattcactgcagtttattaatggagccctgccactggtaaaaatgtgtaacctctcttgaatacgctcttggaattaagtgactgtagtttgctttagattttatatcgaaaagagaagttttatcgtcaaaatcttctgttgggggttttccacctcaaaatgctctgtaggtggatcttagactcaaaaccatctggaggggttttaaactttaaaaaaaaaagccatctgtagaagaaactcaaaacccccgattggcttggctacgctcaaataattttagtgtgtaatttgcttttttttttatattgaagatgtatttttagcaccaaacccctctgaatgggagtttaaactcaaaaccccataaactacactcataacatttttagtgtataatttgcttttttttttattattaaagaggtattttttaccttcaaaccccactgaagtagggtttaaactcaaaactgagtcaaaacccatttagctacgctcataacattttgagtgcgtaattagatttttttatattaaagagggggtttatcgtaaattttagacggggttttaaaatcaaaattttccttaactgtgctcttggaattaggggattttcgtttgcattttttttgttttgttttatagaagagggggagttaactgcaaaaaccccaggtagggggtttaaaactcaaaacccctggtagggggttttaaactcaaaagccctagtaggggtttttaaactcgaaccgctctggtaggggttttaaactcgaacccccctggtaggggtttttaaactcgaacccccctggtagggggttttaagctcaaaacccctttggttgtgctggggcaagtgatggtttagcattaaaatctcacctaaaataaacaaaatctaagcaaaaaatcagtcactaaattccgactccccccccccaaggggggatttcatttcggggggggtttgaaccccaagaacccccccctggctacgcccatgctccTGACGTATACAGCGTCTGTCTTTtctagtaatatatatatatata includes the following:
- the LOC106069056 gene encoding uncharacterized protein LOC106069056 — its product is MLCPIAIVCSVLLLSLDHVRSEELCPPALEGSQYNLSCTGSALGYRLNAHSFIYWIEKNSSGGGDREITLCSLREACDNNYRSEFSVTNRISGQSFTSLLTFHKVTDKHRNKTLVCKLFTSNTTVRSCKMAVFQPGTNTGCTANLNNDGKINLRCFSHDVYPGISCQYSEYINSLPSRLNQTMSKSSQKMNGKNLYFSECETSLFPLVKGNYEYRFLVVPDYQIQGLWNFTSKNSVKVAKSPKVDIDQVETSLCPGVSSVRVVCSVDDWFGTKPLFRFSLLGKTLNSEETSQNGYKYKMTYDVPIKEGNFKALMNCTVGYNDSGGAFRWIWDTKHLNFYYPPKPPVFTNTALPTLSQILDITQGQNMTIECQALDGFPKVSFINVTCMSKGRVIYTNVTNSNRLPVVVYGNDTYNGAFCVCQAKHKTDCYNGTGGIIFRVRQLGQKRDGHSSDTWNKMTPVYYIIIAVLILIFLPIILGTCVFIRKHGAKLYDYYYGLYRRHTPVNGNRGSTRLTPRAAPPLPPPRVPPRPSGYLLPNNDEAGSHPVDVRSRTPSNEEGWMKDNDPVYLQSPEVPPRAQQKRLKRRKRRRKVHATPSDTSADYLIPFPRRLEATVSDPTEADKSLTQANNSDYLSMNCMNENFGEASLGFAPLAPLPMNNTKRHPSENTEIENTGTNSVTCEAGYIKLDGKGKKRRKTGQEASAGAAGGVCEDLGQQASESVWVDTSMSDVELDFNGESDGSDQSGSRKDFLLPQDGGYVSSEPNNNRVLGPSSLMLRAVREQNVYVESSIY